The Puntigrus tetrazona isolate hp1 chromosome 3, ASM1883169v1, whole genome shotgun sequence nucleotide sequence TGCTTAACGTGTAAATACTGTTCTTATTCCAAGTCCACCTGCTTGTTTGATGTTACTTGCAGTTTGCTGAGTTTGGTCTTTTGaagcagttttaatgcattcagcGTTCTTCATGTTAAGTGTTTCAGAAGTCCCACAGAAGATACGGTTCACAGTCCAACGCTCAGCACAAAcatgacccctgacccctgacccctCACCCCAGGCGTCCGTGAAGATGTTCTCCTCGCAGGTGGTCCAGAGTCCGGCGTGGAAGGAGGGGAAGATGAAGCGATCGTCTCCGGTCTCCCAGGAGAAGGACCCATCCGAGACGCCGTGCACCGGAGTGCACTTGAGCCGGCGAGCCGCGGAGCACAGAGGCTTGGGAACCTTCTGCCGGCCCACGCACCAGTACGAGGAGGACAGGGACACCAGAGACAGCAGCAGAGACAGCAGAGTCTGGATGAAGGACAGCCGAGGAGAGCGCAGGGACGAGAGCAGAGACATGCTGCTGCTGGGGACACGGCCTGCTTAGAgatgaaaacactgaaacatcagcacacacacacacacacacacacacacacagcctggaCTCTACCTGTGTAAAGATGACCTGAACTGATTCACTGGACAGGTTAGATGATCCCACACTCCACATACCTTCAGAAACACTGAatgagtctctctctcacacacacacacacacacaggattaACCTGCACTCTAATCTGTCAATCTGTTCCAGctcagtgacacacacacagcagctggatgatattatcatatttaaagCAGAGTGACCCACAATACACATGaatcttctcacacacactgaaagcctctcacacacacacacacacaccagagagagGAACACTTCCGTCACTTCACATGTTGTCTTCCTCTTCTTATCTGTTTATATTTACCATCAAGGTCTAACTCACGTGCAACATATTTCTTTCCAAATGAACAGTAAATGAATACTGTAATATACCGTACTCAGATACAGATActtatatacagatatatatcaATGTTGTGATAACATTTATGGCCATAACGGTcagtaataaagaaaaatagtgAAGTAACAAGAGGTTTAATCAGAGAATGCACTATTAACTTTGTTCTATGATTAACAGACTGACATGTTCAGCTGCGGTcaactgatgtgtgtgtgtgagagtgagtgtgtgtgtgaaggaaagACAGGAGTGTCCAGAGTAATCTCTCCAGCAGAGGGcgcctctttctctctctcacacacacacacacacacacacacacacacacacacacacacacacacacacaataacaagGATGTGCAGAGAACTTCTCAGAGCAGGGGctcaaacaaagaaacaaaaccttTGGATAcattactatttatatttttgctgtgaAACACTTATGATCATCAAGCCTGGATTAgaattgttatatatttgaaaagatATTTTGTGCAATATCTCAATATCAGTAGCAATCATATCCCTGCACTGCTGCAGCAAACGTCCTTGAAGATTACACCAGAATGAGATTAGGTTCAAAATAAGACaggctaactgaaataaacctggtTTATTAGTAAACTTGTTTATGTCTCATGAAGTTTCAGTCCGTTTCTGAATAAGAACAGGAAACGAGCGACATCTGAACTGAAATATACATGATGAACGGGCACGGGTGAATTATAgaatattatacattacataatatatagaataaatcAACTCTCTAGCTTTGATTATTGAtgaaaaaagtttcaaatagTGTTTGGTTTATTGTTTCAGAACAGACTGGAATCtcagttaaaacacacacaatccctggaaaaataaaaggaatttctaattctaattcatTTTGTTGTATTCTCCACAATATATCAGTACTACATGTATAGGATCTGTGGGAATGTTTTTAAAGTCTCTTCTGATAACCATGActgcattcatttcattcaaaacacagcaaataaaGGAATAGTATTagtttaaagtaatagttttttgtttaaatattttaaaatctaatttatttctgtaatattaagcatcatccttcagaaatcattatattcTGATTATTCatctaaaacattattaatgtccttaatcacttttgattaaagcatcaaaataaaaaaagattacttgTCTATCATTTCTTTTCCAAACATATACTGACTCCAAGCTTTTAAATGATATAGTAtataatgttactaaatatttcaaataaatgctgatctcTGGATCCATGaaacattgtgaaaaatgtactcaactgtttttaacagaaaaaaatctgaaatgtttgttgatcagtatattattctgatttctgaaggatcatgtgactctgaagactggaggaatgaggctgaaaacacagaaagaaaagacactttaacacaaacacagaaaacagctgtttgaaATAGTAGAAATACTGAacattattgctgtttttgctgtactttggattaaataaatggagGATTGTGCAAAAGAgactcatttaaaaagcattaaaactctTACTGTTCAGAACTGTTGACTGGTAGAGCTTGAAAACACAGCACAGTTCTCACAGGTTcagtcaacactgcactggctccctatcaaacatcagagagattttaaaatcttattaattacctataaagccctgaatggtttatctcctcaatacttgagcgagctcttatcacattatagtcctgcacgtccgctgcgttctcaaaactctggccatttgataatacctagaatatcaaaatcaactgcgggcgccagatccttttcctatctagcacctaaactctggaacactCCCCGTAACACACGATGTACtcgctacactgtaaaaagagaTGACCTTCATTGAAAACCAGAAACTAGATGAcccctgtggacagatcaccacacacacacacactcactcacacacactcactcactcactcactcacacacacacactcacacacactcactcacacactcacacactcacacacacacacacacacacacacacacacacacagtttaaaattgaacaggaagttaagtgctgggcgtccggtcagaggagaactggtctcaactgagtctggtttctcctgttgtttttcttcatccTGTACGGATGGGGTtctgtttccttgccgctggcgtgtttagttggggacacttaatctctagtgattatcgtcaaattgattacagagaccgtctctgcacacacaatctgtactgttaaaagcgctatataaataaaagtgattgatttactgtttttattgagaACACAAGGCTACTTCTGAAGGCCCGCTAATAGAGAAATATCAGCCAGATGTTCAAACAACATCCCCTGTTGACTGTAAAACGACCACCTCTAAGTAACGATAAAGCTGATATTGAGTCTTTCAGAATGAGTTCGGTTCAGAGCAGAAGAAGAGCCAAAGACGACAGCAATGAGAATGACCAGCGCTTCTCCGTTGTATAACTGTATTCATGAGTCAGAAGCATATTGACAGTTTTCTAGTACATGTTTTCATACAGTGATTCTGTTCTCCgcgtttctgtttttaaaagactttttcttttttattataaaatgacagCGATTGTTCTGTTGATGGAGTTCTGCGCTCTCCTCCGAACGCTGCCGGAATGTTTGTCTCTGTCCTTCTGGAGCGCTGCGAGATTCTTCAAAACGAGTCCGTCTGTGCGCTTTCCTCCCGCTCAAAATAACACAAGTCCTTTCCTCGTCTACAGCACAAAACCCTCGGAGGTGGAAAATAAGAACACTTAtcaaaggacacacacacacacacacacacacacacacacacacatacacaggcaCACCTTCGAAGGCAATATATGTGCATCGCCATGACAACAGCGCCTCTGTGGCAACTGTGCGACGACGCACGATGTCATCGAGTGACGCCATAGCGGCTGGTCCTGGTACGGAAAAACGCTCAGAACTCTGTCTCAGTCTAAGGgtaaaatactgattaaaacaATAGTGaggtttaaaataatgataatacgAGTTATGATAAAATACTACATATAACTGGTGTAAATACACGGCCTCTCATTCAGAAAGATAACAGATGACAGCGGTGGACTCGAGCAGCTGATGAATGGACTCCGTCTCGTGAGTGGTTAGTGTTCTTCAGAGAAAGTCTTTGAGCTCTTGGTTCAGTCGCACAGTCTCTGCTGGATCCGAGCTGGGCTCAGAGAGGCGTCCGATCTGTGCGGGACTCTCTGGGAGCGTCCTCATCCACGCTCGGACTGCTCCAGACACACCACGGCCGCTCCAGGCTTGACCGCTCGGCTGCTCTGTCCAGACACAGACACGGCAGCACAGAGAAATAAACTCTgatgaaacattaaataataaagaaaacagtgcTTAGAAGTTGTGCCTTGTTTTctagtataaatatctaaacGTTCTTGAATTGagatgcatttacttgacaACTGAGATATTAATCCCCATTTCTAAACAACACAACCAAtcaattttgtacatttttgcttaaaacaagcaaaaatatctgccaatggaataatattaattcaaaagGCAAACGAGatcatttttctcatttctttttgttttcaaaaaacaagacattttacctgtaaaataaatgcatcttgattaaagaaatgttttggccatataatgatattctaagGAATATTGTTAGACTCTTTCCTAACCACACACTATGACTTGCGATAAAAGGTATCTTTtgcaaaatttttaatttaaaaaactcaCAGCGAACCAAAGAGTGTGTATTCCAAAAGAGATGTTATCAGTCATTCAGTAAGTAAATTTAAtgatgtttatgaattatattataaacatatcTATTTCGTAGCGTGAGCGGTGCGCTTGCAGAGAGAGCCCGCCCACACacacttctgattggctgtgaaaTCTTGTTGCGTCCCATGTAGTATGGACACGATGTTACACACCCAGTGCCTTTTTAGTGCTACAGTCTTACAGAAACTATGATATATATAGGCTCcatgaacaataaaaatgccTTCCAAATATCCTTCTTGCCATTTCCGTATTAGAAGTCTCTTTACCTTGTGCTTTGGACACCTCAGAGAAAAGTTGTCTTCATTTAGAGAACAATCTAGATTGAGGTTAGAAGAAGAAACGATTTAGCCCTGGTTGTCAGTCACTCACAATGAGGgttttgctttattaaacaGGAGTGCAGACTAAGGTGATGCCACGTCTCACCTGCTTCCATGGCACACAGGTAGTGGTACCTCAGCGTGCAGCCTTTACTGTAGCAGCCAAGTGTGGAGCCCACCATCTCACAATGAGAACAGCTCTGAGGAGTGCAAACGACAGAAGCATTACGGGTCTGTATGGTTGAGACAAGTGACATTTTCACTAGAGAAATTAAATCACGATTAAAGAGttcttaaatatttctataatgcaataatttcacatgcaatcttcaaaattaaaaacaaaacaccaaagGCAAGTGTCCCTGTACCAATTAAACTGTctgaaaatagattttttttttccactgatcTTTAACAATTAACCATTCAACTTTACAATGTAGATGTAAGTTatcaatttatcaaaaaaaaataaaaaaacttctaATTTAAGTTTACTTACAACAAACCTCACATAAATCCATTATAAAACATGTCATATTTAGCTGCCTGTGCCCTTAAGCAAACAACAAATTCTAAATTAAGCATAGATGAGTccttaaaatattcaatattttttaagttttaaactggaaaaaaaccaaaaacattttaatgtgctaGTTCTGACCACACTAATTTTCACACCATAATAGCAAGCCAACAAATTGCAGCGCCTTCCACTTACTGTATCTCTAGCACCATCTAGTGCCTCCTGAAGGCCATACAGTCTTCCATTGACCAGGTATATGCCACTGGTCCAAACGATGCAGCCCTCGTGCACCCACAGCTCCTCGGGGTCCAGAGGCACAAGTGGGAGCTGGGCCAATTGGGCCATGGGGCCTAGAGAGTCCAGGCTGGGAGGCGGGGGCTGGAAGGGCAGCGAGGCTTTGCTGTTGATGGGGACAGTTCGAGGTAAATCTTCACTGGACTTATGTCTTCGTTTGAAGCGTGGATGGGATGTCAGTTTTCTATGCTGGGGCCTTTCAACGTGCATCTGCTTCAATATGATTTCACCCTCCAGTTCTTGAGCTTTGGATGTGCCCAAGCCGCTAGTCAGTTCTGCAGCCGGATCCCAGGTGTGAGCCATTACCTTCAAGGTGGAGCTGCTCACCTTAGCATTCTGGAAAGGCATTTCTTCACCCACGCTGGAAGAAACAGTGCCAATGGTAGTGGCTGGGGATGTTGGGTTTGTTGCTTGACTTACTGTGCAATCGCTATCTGTAAATGACTTGACAATCTGAGGTTCCTGTAATCTCGTATCCTGGGGAGTCGTTTCTGCCGGTATGGATGTCATACTGAAAGCTGTGGTAGCTGCCCCATGGTGGGACAAGGTTTGTCGCACTTGAGGTTGATTCTTAGGGAGCTTGGCTGCATACTCAGCAGGGTAAAAAGGACCATAGAGATCCCCGAGATGTTTGTAGTTGGCCCATTTCTGGCAAAGGCAGCATAAGAGGCGACCAGCTTGCCCAGACTCTGATATCACAGGTCCTTGTACGACATATCCAGATGTAGGAAGTGTCTTCCCTGACTGCAAAGCAGAATCGACTGGCTCTGAAACccagttttcttttgttctttcattttccttttcttttctaacAAGCTGAGATGACAGAGGAGTATTTAATGGGCCATCAACCACCAAGTGACCAGCTTTGCCTCCACCTTTTGATTTTTCATCATCTGCGTTAATGATTGTACAGACAGCCCCAATCTCTGCAATCTTCTTCTCCACATGTATGTAGGGAGCAAAAACATTACTCCTGGCATCTGAGAATATTCCACATGGGCTGATATTTCCCCTACTGCTCGCCTGAGTGTCCAGCTTCTCTTTAGAAGTcattcctcttcttcttcttctctgctCACCAAGAGTCTCGTTGtcctcttttgtctttttctgtctaTGTCTTGCAGGCTTTAGATCCAACTCTGGCCTGGTCTCTTCACTCTCTACATCCACTTTCACCACTTGGGTTTGAGCAGGAGGTGTCAAAGATGGACAGGGTTTCTGGTCGGGTGGAGTGGATATTTGGGGCATTTCACTTGGAGTGTCTGGGATTGGGACAGACTGAGGTTCAGCTGTGGGTGAGGGAAGAGAAGCTGCAGGTATGCTTGTTGCTGCATTCTGAATTTGTGCTTGGGCACGTTTCTGCTTATTCACACTGCCCACTGGGCGACCTTTTTTCTTACCTGATGGAAAATAACCTTTGGGGACAATGTTTTCCGATGTTTTAGAGTCTGAACTCAACCTAAGAGAGGTCATCTGGTGCTGAGTAGCTCTGGACAGAAGGTGGTGTCCAGGGCTCTGACTATGGCCAGTGGTGGTCCCATAGTAATCCCCACCTGGGTAATCATCAAAGCCCATTCCAGTCTCTTGAAGTTTTTGCCTCAGCAGGTTTGCAGCCGACTGCTCACCTCGTCGGGTTTCCAACTGCTGATACGTGTTTGTGAACTGCTGTATGTCAGACAATGCAGAAGAAGATGGAGGAGGGGATCCCTGCACAGGACAAGGTAATGGAGGAGCTGGTGGAAGGGGTCCTAACAAAGTAAAATCATCCTTATCGCTGTCACCCAATGACCCTGAAGATCCAGCAGCACCTAATCCAAAGTCAAAGTCTTTTGGCATACTTCTGAGGCCACTGGTACTAGAAGCTGTTGCACCTGGTTTAAGGGTCTGAGTATCACAGGAAAATGCATCTTCAACTGCTCTGTATGGTATAAGATCATCTAAAGTATGAGAATCATCAAGGTAAGATAAGCATGCCTCCTCTCCTTGAGGAACACTTGAAAACGATGTACCACCCTCAGTGTCTGGCATATCAGAGGTGTAATGAGATACCTCAGAGAAGTCAGGTTCCATGTGACTAttgttgaaatcattttttcacACCGGAGTAATTTTCCACAAATTGCCTCAAGTTTTAGACCATGACCCTTTCTTGGAGGCATAAACTTTGCTTTGGACTGAGGAGGTGAAATAGAATGCTGGGTTTTGGGAGATGGCAATTTTGTATTAGTATCAGTACTGACAGAACAACTGTTGGTTACAAGTCTAGAATCAGAGTGGGACTGAGATAGTGGGAAGGATAAATTGATCCTGGTCGCTGACCTGGAACATCCTGATGCTGCCTCTTAGCTGGAATAGGAGAAATAAAAGATCTAACTCTCCTTCTCATGATTAAAGGGTTGGTTTCAGCAGATGTTCCAGTTTTGCTTGCTCTTTGCCCCTGCTGAATCCCTTGGTTAGTCTTGCCAGTGTGCCCAGCAGGGCTAATAGCACCAACTGGAGTTAGTGAGTGGAAAGATTTGGCCATGTCTTCTGCACTCTTATCTGTAACATCCTCTTCTCTAAGTTTGGGGCCAGCATTTGCAACTGGCTGAGAACCTACAGGCTCGTGAGGGACTGTAGTGGGTTGTCCAGCTCCCTCTCTTTCAGGATAAGTGTCCCACATTTTCATGTCAAAGTGTGTACTGGGATAAGAGTGCTGTCGAGATAGGTGATGCTGACTAGGCAGAATATCACTTGAAGCTTGAGATTTACACTTCTGTTCTAAAAGTCTCTGAGGAACGTGCCTATCTATTCCTCTTAGCCTTTGTCGATCTGGAGTCCAGTCGGGTCTCTCATGAGGAGGTAAACTTTGTGGAAACACTTGTAACTTGTTAGTGGATGGTGTGGTTTTAGAATATGCTGATACTGTGTGGAATGGTTGATGAGTTGAAGGAAGGGAGATCATTTTTGGTCCATCCATGGTGTCAGAGAAACCATATGCTCTGAAACCATCAACAGCCTGCGATAAAGACTGGTGCCTTGGTGGTGAGGACAAGGGATTTGAGGacatttgcaaaatatatgGCAGGTTGCTGGTGGCTTCACTGTTGCCTTTGGCACTGCTGGTCTTTTCTATATGAGAATCAACATCTACAGGGGGATGAAGGAGCTTATTAGGTTCCTTACTAGGTGGCGTGCTGCAGTAATCATCTGTGTTCTGTCCTGCAATTTCAGTCTTTGATGAATCttctttgttttgtgctttctttgcttttatttcttccttGCAACCTTCTTGCTCATTTGATCCAGATGAAGAAAATGGCTGCTGAATGACTGAGGTCCAGAGGTCCCAGaatgtcctctctctctttctggtgTTGTTAACTTCGAGAAGGAGACACATCACAGATTACAGAGCGCCTTCCTGAGGATGTCTGAGACTGAGTATGACTGACAGGGCCAACACTGCATGCCAATGGCTCAGCTTCCTGTAAAAGCAGTTGTTCCACAGCGGAAGGAGAGGTACCATATCTGGATGGTTTTCTGTGCTGCAGAGAATAGTCAGCCAAGTTAATGTGCTTTGAAGGAACTCCTGTTGTAAGATCTAAAGACTGCTGGACGTGGGAGGACTGGTTGGGAGACAGACTGGTTTTGCCTTTTTCTAAAGAGATCCCATGAGTCACATTGGGCTTATGTGCTTCAGAATCCCAAGAGGGATGAGGAGGTCCTAAAACAATATCATTTTCTGGTCCCTGATTTTGACTTGCATTTGGTGTTTTTCCAGAGGCCATTTGACTGAATTTG carries:
- the LOC122330990 gene encoding germ cell-specific gene 1 protein-like — its product is MSLLSSLRSPRLSFIQTLLSLLLSLVSLSSSYWCVGRQKVPKPLCSAARRLKCTPVHGVSDGSFSWETGDDRFIFPSFHAGLWTTCEENIFTDAWGEGSGVRGHVCAERWTVNRIFCGTSETLNMKNAECIKTASKDQTQQTASNIKQAGGLGIRTVFTR